A part of Hydrogenobacter sp. T-8 genomic DNA contains:
- a CDS encoding CPBP family glutamic-type intramembrane protease, whose amino-acid sequence MSLSLQAFAEELFFRAYLMQRLSNLNVSVLFTVPHVILYTDLWSVLTFLPSLLYGYAYQRTGSLVFVSLLHLASNILWLGFLVSYMHSGN is encoded by the coding sequence ATGAGCCTTAGCCTTCAGGCTTTTGCAGAAGAGTTGTTCTTTAGGGCATACCTTATGCAGAGGCTGTCAAACCTAAACGTCTCAGTTCTCTTTACGGTGCCTCATGTGATACTCTACACAGACCTTTGGTCTGTGCTTACCTTTTTGCCCTCTTTGCTTTACGGCTACGCATACCAAAGGACTGGCTCTTTGGTTTTTGTAAGCCTTTTGCACCTTGCAAGCAACATACTATGGCTGGGCTTCTTAGTCTCCTATATGCATAGCGGTAACTGA
- a CDS encoding RluA family pseudouridine synthase yields the protein MLGSKRTIVETLTFEVAEEQEGLRLDQFLSQAYPDFSRSYHQRLIEEGYVLVDGLEIRKPSKRLKRASQITLLIPEPEPLEVLPENIPIDIVYEDQHILVLIKPCGLVVHPSPGYTSGTLVNALLYHVKSLSSIGGVERPGIVHRLDKNTMGLMVVAKTDMAHRSLAEQFKERKVEKLYKALVKGIPNWSYKLIEAPIGRHTEDRKKFTIREEGKPAKSEVWLLRTFPRQSISLLKVKIHTGRTHQIRVHLSHLGFPILGDTTYGFKRSSVDKRLLQTLGGCHMLLSYHLSFEHPQTGQKLTFEIQEPEPFKSTLALIEKLEEELS from the coding sequence ATGTTAGGCTCAAAGAGGACCATAGTAGAGACACTAACCTTTGAGGTAGCAGAGGAACAAGAGGGTCTTAGGCTTGACCAGTTTCTCTCTCAGGCTTACCCCGACTTTTCAAGGAGCTACCACCAAAGGCTCATAGAAGAGGGCTATGTGCTTGTGGATGGTCTTGAGATAAGAAAGCCTTCAAAGAGGCTAAAAAGGGCAAGCCAAATAACCCTGCTTATTCCAGAGCCAGAGCCTCTTGAGGTGCTCCCAGAAAACATCCCCATTGACATAGTCTACGAAGACCAGCATATTCTCGTGCTTATAAAACCCTGCGGTCTTGTGGTGCACCCATCCCCGGGATACACCTCTGGAACGCTTGTGAACGCACTTCTTTATCATGTTAAAAGCCTCTCCTCCATAGGTGGTGTGGAAAGACCGGGCATAGTCCACCGGCTTGACAAGAACACCATGGGACTTATGGTGGTGGCAAAGACCGACATGGCACACAGAAGTCTCGCAGAGCAGTTTAAAGAAAGAAAAGTGGAAAAACTATACAAAGCCTTAGTAAAGGGCATTCCAAACTGGAGCTACAAGCTCATAGAAGCACCCATAGGAAGACACACAGAAGACAGAAAGAAGTTCACCATAAGAGAAGAGGGCAAGCCAGCCAAGAGCGAAGTCTGGCTTTTAAGAACCTTTCCCCGTCAAAGCATAAGCCTGCTTAAGGTAAAAATACACACAGGCAGGACACACCAAATAAGAGTGCACCTGTCTCATCTTGGCTTTCCCATCTTGGGAGACACCACCTATGGCTTTAAGAGAAGCTCCGTAGACAAAAGGCTACTTCAGACCCTTGGCGGTTGCCACATGCTCCTTAGCTATCATCTCTCCTTTGAGCATCCCCAAACAGGGCAAAAGCTCACCTTTGAAATACAAGAGCCAGAACCCTTCAAAAGCACCTTAGCCCTCATAGAAAAGCTTGAAGAAGAGCTCTCTTAG
- the lpxB gene encoding lipid-A-disaccharide synthase: MRVFVSLGERSASNYVYEIFKDFGGVEFIGITDERLESLGFKSVARIEELSVVGIVEALPKIPKVYRLWRQIEALLPEVDVLLLCDAPAFNLPLLKRAKGKVRKIIYFISPQVWAWKEGRARLISELVDHLVVILPFEVDFYRKYARDGFRVHFVGHPLVDLAKPSLSREAMKSFLGFEDYVALLPGSRWSEIKRHVPYLKEVLRCLRVEKPMVVPTFEAFRDFLEREFAGFPIRVITNKDLDRASYNTMAYADFTLLASGTAELEASLLDSPHVVFYRVSPITYLLGRLLVKVKNIALTNLILQRDVVPEMVQKSPEALCRFFSELKEDWKESQRLEFKRLRQVLGGEGAVQRLRELFFKLFYEG, translated from the coding sequence ATGAGGGTCTTTGTTTCTCTGGGGGAGAGGTCTGCAAGCAACTATGTTTATGAGATTTTCAAGGACTTTGGGGGTGTGGAGTTTATTGGCATAACCGATGAGAGGTTAGAGTCTTTGGGCTTTAAAAGTGTGGCACGCATAGAGGAGCTTTCTGTAGTGGGTATTGTGGAGGCTCTTCCAAAAATTCCAAAGGTCTACAGGCTTTGGAGACAGATAGAGGCTCTTCTTCCTGAGGTGGATGTGCTCCTTTTGTGTGATGCTCCTGCCTTTAATTTGCCACTTCTCAAGAGGGCTAAGGGGAAGGTGAGAAAAATTATCTACTTTATCTCTCCACAGGTTTGGGCTTGGAAGGAGGGCAGGGCAAGGCTAATATCGGAGCTTGTAGACCATCTTGTTGTGATACTTCCCTTTGAGGTGGACTTTTACAGAAAATACGCAAGGGATGGCTTTAGGGTGCATTTTGTGGGGCATCCTCTTGTGGATTTGGCAAAGCCAAGCCTAAGCAGGGAGGCTATGAAGAGTTTTCTTGGCTTTGAGGACTATGTGGCTTTGCTTCCGGGAAGTCGTTGGAGTGAGATAAAAAGGCATGTGCCTTATCTGAAGGAGGTGCTAAGATGTCTGAGGGTGGAAAAGCCTATGGTTGTTCCTACCTTTGAGGCTTTTAGGGATTTCTTAGAGAGGGAGTTTGCAGGTTTTCCAATAAGGGTCATAACCAACAAGGACTTGGATAGGGCTTCTTACAACACTATGGCTTATGCGGATTTTACGCTTCTTGCCAGTGGCACTGCGGAGCTTGAGGCAAGCCTTTTGGACTCTCCTCATGTGGTCTTTTATAGGGTAAGTCCCATAACCTATCTTCTCGGAAGGCTTCTTGTTAAGGTAAAAAACATAGCCCTCACAAACCTTATACTCCAGAGGGATGTGGTGCCCGAGATGGTTCAAAAAAGTCCAGAGGCTTTGTGTAGGTTTTTTTCGGAGCTGAAGGAGGATTGGAAGGAAAGCCAAAGGCTTGAGTTTAAGAGGCTAAGGCAGGTTCTTGGTGGAGAGGGTGCGGTGCAAAGACTAAGAGAGCTCTTCTTCAAGCTTTTCTATGAGGGCTAA
- a CDS encoding lipid II flippase MurJ, with the protein MQEAKYSINYVVRLLFKTSSINVASRIFGYLRTFSIAILLGFSLDTDAVFLALSIIGLFILFSESFDTVGVSKLVRLFEQDKEKFKIFVTNLFTLIILLSIINVFFVIILVSILPYVRFIPKEISMYEPFKLSMFIFSLYSALNFIFTFFGSLTRIRKHFVLYFFAEFVFYFFNFVLTTLGLMYIKSYVIIPISFLISLFLATLILMLKNLSYLDFSGLSLNYIKKELKYILNDFISVSSAYGAFYLYTLVDKFFAIHVGEKALSALNYGFLLATSVWNILRFERIAIINLAENLQNYKAFTILLKNYIKMLILISIPFSIIFYALPYYIVKLLFGYGAFSLEDILLTSEALKYYSFSLPFTILWPLVFRAMIVSNLRRAVFVLSIFTILLNIITNYIFVFMLSLGIKGICIATFISYVVLVGGGLSVIIVNGRKEK; encoded by the coding sequence ATGCAAGAGGCTAAATATTCTATCAATTATGTAGTTAGGCTACTTTTCAAAACATCTTCTATTAATGTTGCTTCTAGGATATTTGGATATTTAAGAACATTTTCTATAGCAATTTTGTTAGGATTTTCCTTGGATACGGATGCAGTCTTCCTTGCCCTTTCCATAATAGGATTATTTATTTTATTCTCTGAGTCTTTTGATACCGTTGGAGTTTCAAAGCTAGTAAGGTTATTTGAACAAGATAAAGAAAAATTTAAGATATTTGTTACAAATCTTTTTACACTTATTATACTTCTGTCTATCATAAACGTGTTTTTTGTAATTATATTGGTTTCTATATTACCATATGTAAGATTCATACCAAAGGAAATATCTATGTATGAGCCATTCAAACTTTCAATGTTTATTTTCTCTTTATACTCTGCTTTAAATTTCATATTTACTTTTTTTGGAAGTCTTACAAGAATAAGAAAACATTTTGTCTTATATTTCTTTGCAGAGTTTGTTTTTTATTTTTTCAATTTTGTTCTGACAACATTAGGATTAATGTATATTAAAAGCTATGTGATAATTCCAATATCTTTCCTAATCTCCTTATTCCTTGCAACTTTAATACTTATGCTTAAGAATCTATCTTATTTGGATTTTTCTGGTCTTAGTCTAAATTATATCAAAAAAGAGCTTAAATATATATTAAATGACTTCATAAGTGTATCATCCGCTTATGGAGCTTTCTATCTTTATACACTTGTAGATAAGTTTTTTGCAATCCACGTCGGAGAAAAAGCCCTATCTGCTCTTAATTATGGCTTTCTATTAGCAACTTCTGTGTGGAATATTTTAAGATTTGAAAGGATAGCTATTATAAACTTGGCAGAAAATTTGCAAAACTACAAAGCTTTTACGATTTTACTAAAAAACTATATTAAAATGCTAATTTTAATTTCTATCCCCTTTTCAATTATATTCTATGCATTACCTTATTACATAGTTAAGTTGCTATTTGGGTATGGAGCCTTTAGTTTAGAAGATATTTTATTGACATCAGAAGCGTTAAAGTATTATTCTTTTTCACTACCATTTACCATACTTTGGCCATTGGTTTTTAGAGCTATGATAGTTTCTAATCTTAGGCGTGCTGTTTTCGTTTTATCTATTTTTACTATACTCTTAAATATAATTACAAATTACATTTTTGTATTTATGCTTAGCTTAGGTATAAAGGGTATATGCATTGCTACCTTTATATCCTATGTGGTTTTAGTTGGAGGAGGGCTTTCTGTTATAATAGTAAATGGGAGAAAGGAAAAATGA
- a CDS encoding glycosyltransferase family 4 protein, producing the protein MSSEIRKVLITTSSNVGGVRFVMESLYYGFSKLGIESELVNLNNLIANGKRLKELRDTNILKILNLHALFISPLCKNCISVAHGFPRKDTYKLHRYLGILSAYMLASKFSKFIAISEFTKMIVESIMGIKMYGVIHSPIPHDFADLIYSGYDRQDKKKYITYVGRFHPDKKIDIFINPLKELLKQYTDYKVLIVGYGPLKEKIQNLIGEDDRFMIIDKPSRNKIKDILLKSKVFFSGNPFENFGITYLEALACGCNLVMPNFGGGIEIAPEYIGKRIFTYYLPVTDERIYEALKKALVSENIQIDLSEYLPERVAMKYLEVAKNG; encoded by the coding sequence TTGTCCAGCGAAATCCGCAAAGTGCTTATAACAACCAGTTCTAATGTTGGAGGAGTAAGGTTTGTTATGGAATCTTTATATTATGGTTTTAGTAAACTAGGCATAGAAAGTGAACTTGTAAACTTAAACAATTTAATTGCTAATGGTAAAAGATTAAAAGAATTGAGGGATACAAATATTTTAAAAATATTGAACCTTCATGCATTGTTTATTTCCCCTTTATGTAAGAACTGTATAAGTGTAGCACATGGCTTTCCAAGAAAGGATACATATAAACTTCATAGATATTTAGGTATATTATCTGCTTATATGTTGGCATCTAAGTTTTCAAAGTTTATAGCGATTTCAGAATTCACAAAAATGATTGTAGAGAGTATAATGGGCATAAAGATGTATGGAGTAATACATAGTCCCATACCACACGATTTTGCAGATTTGATATATTCTGGATATGATAGGCAAGACAAAAAGAAATACATAACTTACGTAGGAAGATTTCATCCTGACAAAAAAATAGATATATTTATAAATCCTCTTAAAGAGCTACTTAAACAATATACAGATTATAAGGTGTTAATAGTAGGTTATGGTCCATTGAAGGAAAAAATACAGAATTTGATTGGTGAAGACGATAGATTTATGATTATAGATAAACCAAGCAGAAACAAAATAAAAGATATACTTCTTAAAAGTAAAGTATTCTTCTCTGGAAATCCTTTTGAAAATTTTGGAATTACGTATCTCGAAGCTTTAGCTTGTGGTTGTAATTTGGTAATGCCTAATTTTGGCGGTGGAATAGAAATAGCACCAGAATATATAGGTAAAAGGATATTCACATACTATTTACCTGTTACTGATGAAAGGATATATGAAGCCTTAAAGAAAGCCTTAGTTTCTGAAAATATTCAAATAGACCTAAGTGAATATTTACCAGAAAGAGTAGCTATGAAGTATCTGGAGGTGGCAAAAAATGGATAA